In Marinomonas posidonica IVIA-Po-181, a single window of DNA contains:
- the ubiB gene encoding ubiquinone biosynthesis regulatory protein kinase UbiB, whose product MFTSAFRFLRILYTMMRFRLDVFIPFTLLPWYLRYTLGALCAIGRKRASKNRGERLRLALESLGPIFVKFGQILSTRRDLLDDDLADELAKLQDKVPPFSGKVAKAIIERDLKAPIEQLFAEFSENPLASASIAQVHTATLHSGEDVVVKVIRPKIENTIGKDISLLYSLAHFVANVSEDGRRLRPIEVVTDYEYTILDELDLAKEAANTGLLQRNFTHSELLYVPQVYWDYCHRNVMVMERISGIPVADIPALNQAKVNMKCLAERGVEIFFTQVFSHSFFHADMHPGNIFVDPSNPDKPKYIAIDCAIMGSLDDEDKSYLARNLLAFFQRDYRLVAELHVESGWVPKGTPVHAFESAIRSVCEPMFAKPLKDISFGQVLIGLFQTARRFNMEVQPQLVLLEKTLLNIEGLGRQLYPDLDLWVTAKPFLERWMREQMGPKRVMEEVRKQAPQWAGHLPQIPNLVFTALTQLSHQEERMQAQTNEIKELSQELKLRRRNWPFRLLGAFSLAGAWLVTEPNTLEQLKHADLTSAGLFILGLYLLVLKP is encoded by the coding sequence ATGTTCACCAGTGCATTTCGTTTTCTACGCATTCTTTACACCATGATGCGTTTCCGCCTTGATGTTTTTATTCCATTTACTCTGCTACCTTGGTATCTACGCTATACACTCGGTGCTTTATGCGCCATTGGCCGAAAGCGGGCCAGTAAAAATCGAGGGGAACGACTGCGTCTGGCGCTGGAGTCTCTTGGTCCTATCTTTGTAAAATTTGGGCAAATTCTATCAACTCGCCGCGACTTGCTAGACGATGACTTAGCCGACGAACTGGCCAAATTACAAGATAAGGTACCGCCATTTTCGGGCAAGGTCGCGAAAGCCATTATTGAGCGCGATTTAAAAGCGCCGATTGAGCAATTGTTTGCTGAGTTTTCAGAAAACCCCCTCGCATCAGCTTCTATTGCACAAGTCCATACTGCGACACTGCACAGTGGCGAAGACGTTGTTGTTAAAGTCATTCGACCTAAAATCGAAAACACCATTGGCAAAGACATCAGCTTGCTTTACAGCTTGGCTCACTTTGTTGCCAACGTCAGTGAAGACGGTCGTCGATTGCGCCCCATTGAAGTGGTGACAGACTACGAATACACTATTTTAGATGAGTTAGATTTAGCCAAAGAAGCCGCCAATACTGGCTTACTGCAACGCAACTTCACTCACTCTGAACTCTTGTATGTTCCTCAAGTCTACTGGGATTATTGCCACCGTAATGTGATGGTGATGGAACGTATTTCAGGCATTCCCGTAGCCGACATTCCGGCACTCAACCAAGCCAAAGTCAATATGAAATGCTTGGCAGAACGAGGTGTAGAAATTTTCTTCACTCAAGTCTTCTCCCACAGCTTTTTTCATGCCGACATGCACCCTGGCAACATCTTTGTTGACCCAAGCAACCCAGACAAACCCAAATACATCGCCATAGATTGTGCCATCATGGGCAGTCTAGATGATGAAGATAAGAGCTACCTTGCCCGTAATTTACTGGCCTTTTTCCAACGGGATTATCGCCTCGTCGCCGAACTGCATGTGGAGAGCGGTTGGGTACCAAAGGGCACACCGGTACATGCTTTCGAATCCGCTATACGCAGTGTCTGCGAACCCATGTTTGCTAAACCATTAAAAGACATCTCTTTTGGCCAAGTCTTAATCGGTTTATTCCAGACAGCACGTCGCTTTAACATGGAAGTGCAACCACAATTGGTGTTGCTTGAGAAAACCCTTCTCAACATCGAAGGCTTAGGTCGACAACTTTATCCAGACCTTGACCTATGGGTCACTGCAAAGCCTTTCCTAGAACGCTGGATGCGTGAACAAATGGGACCAAAACGCGTCATGGAAGAAGTACGCAAGCAGGCACCACAATGGGCGGGGCATTTACCACAGATTCCAAACCTAGTGTTCACAGCATTAACACAACTGTCTCATCAGGAAGAGCGCATGCAAGCGCAAACCAATGAGATAAAAGAGCTTAGCCAAGAGCTGAAACTGCGCCGCAGAAACTGGCCATTCCGCCTACTAGGGGCATTCAGTCTAGCCGGAGCTTGGTTAGTAACAGAGCCAAATACGTTGGAGCAACTCAAGCACGCAGACCTGACCAGCGCTGGATTGTTTATATTAGGCTTGTATTTACTTGTCTTAAAACCGTAA
- the ubiE gene encoding bifunctional demethylmenaquinone methyltransferase/2-methoxy-6-polyprenyl-1,4-benzoquinol methylase UbiE — protein sequence MQDDQKNTTHFGFKEIPADEKVQAVAQVFHSVAAKYDIMNDLMSGGVHRLWKRHTISQSGVRAGNKVLDIAGGTGDLTLKFSRLVGREGQVILADINDSMLKVGRDKLANQGVVGNVKFVQANAEELPFPDNTFDCITIAFGLRNVTDKSKALASMYRVLKPGGRLLVLEFSKPESEVLSKIYDQYSFRLLPAMGKLIANDADSYRYLAESIRMHPDQETLKSMMEEVGFERSSYQNLTGGIVALHKGFKF from the coding sequence ATGCAAGACGACCAAAAAAACACCACCCATTTTGGCTTTAAAGAAATTCCTGCCGACGAAAAAGTACAAGCGGTAGCACAAGTGTTTCACTCTGTCGCAGCGAAATATGACATCATGAACGACTTGATGTCTGGTGGCGTTCATCGTCTTTGGAAGCGTCATACCATTAGCCAATCGGGTGTTCGTGCAGGCAACAAAGTGCTGGATATTGCCGGCGGTACGGGCGATCTAACCTTGAAGTTTTCACGTTTGGTTGGCCGTGAAGGGCAAGTCATCCTCGCCGATATTAACGACTCCATGCTAAAAGTAGGTCGCGACAAATTGGCTAACCAAGGCGTGGTTGGCAATGTGAAATTTGTGCAAGCCAATGCCGAAGAATTGCCTTTCCCTGACAATACCTTTGATTGCATCACCATCGCTTTTGGTTTGCGAAACGTCACCGACAAGTCCAAAGCATTGGCTTCTATGTACCGTGTACTGAAACCCGGCGGTCGTCTATTAGTATTAGAGTTTTCCAAGCCCGAATCCGAAGTGTTATCAAAGATTTATGATCAGTATTCATTCCGATTGTTGCCTGCGATGGGTAAGTTAATTGCAAATGACGCAGACAGTTATCGCTATTTAGCGGAATCCATCCGCATGCACCCTGATCAAGAAACCCTCAAAAGCATGATGGAAGAGGTTGGTTTCGAACGTAGTAGCTACCAGAACCTGACCGGCGGTATTGTCGCACTTCACAAAGGGTTTAAATTCTAA